A single genomic interval of Alphaproteobacteria bacterium harbors:
- the scpB gene encoding SMC-Scp complex subunit ScpB has translation MTKTAQKETAQKENGQEYTFEQAKRLCEAVIFASTMPVTNELLQQKVGKSQAVAPIMEQLREEFKGRGVELVEIAGGWMFRTAPDLSAQLNITIQVRRKLPRVAAETLAIIAYHQPISRAEIESIRGVATARETLDMLMELGWVRPGKRRETVGRPLTWITSDEFLRHFGLGSLKDLPGIQDLRESGLLDSRPVLAPFGSDDAENASDVEIEDEDLEYIPEAESDAVAQNG, from the coding sequence ATGACTAAAACGGCTCAAAAAGAAACCGCACAAAAAGAAAATGGACAGGAATATACCTTCGAACAGGCCAAGCGCCTGTGCGAAGCGGTAATTTTTGCATCGACCATGCCCGTTACCAATGAATTGTTGCAGCAAAAGGTTGGTAAAAGCCAAGCGGTTGCGCCAATTATGGAACAATTACGTGAAGAATTTAAAGGCCGCGGCGTTGAACTGGTTGAAATTGCAGGGGGCTGGATGTTCCGCACCGCGCCGGATTTATCTGCGCAACTCAACATCACCATTCAGGTGCGCCGTAAACTGCCGCGTGTTGCTGCAGAAACTCTTGCGATTATCGCCTATCATCAGCCGATTTCCCGGGCGGAAATCGAAAGCATTCGCGGTGTGGCTACCGCGCGCGAAACGCTTGATATGCTTATGGAACTGGGCTGGGTGCGCCCAGGCAAACGCCGCGAAACCGTGGGGCGTCCATTAACATGGATTACATCAGATGAATTCCTGCGCCATTTTGGTTTGGGAAGCCTTAAAGATTTGCCGGGCATTCAGGATTTGCGTGAATCTGGCCTGCTCGACAGCCGTCCTGTGCTTGCACCCTTTGGTTCGGATGATGCTGAAAACGCCAGCGACGTTGAAATCGAAGACGAAGATTTGGAATATATTCCGGAAGCCGAAAGCGACGCCGTTGCACAAAACGGATAA
- the serB gene encoding phosphoserine phosphatase SerB produces MENVATIIGNSTSPINELALSLVIDLITEQGGKVIRHAWLSDAEAVDIYFDDGSDELREMLHTWVIDHGIDIIVQPIAGRRKKVLLADMESTLIKEEMLEELADFVGLRAKVEEITTRAMNGELDFKAALKERLLLLKGLDAKILDELCQKATITGGAKELVATMRKHDARCIIVSGGFKIFTQFIADKLGFDENYGNALDIKDGKITGEMLEPVLDKTSKRTTLAETAKKLNISEADVCAVGDGANDVPMLLAAGLGIAYHAKPAVQQQAKFNIRFANLRGLLWAQGYHAKDLSA; encoded by the coding sequence ATGGAAAACGTCGCGACAATTATCGGCAACAGCACATCCCCCATCAATGAATTGGCGCTGAGCCTTGTGATTGACCTTATAACCGAACAGGGTGGTAAGGTTATTCGGCATGCATGGTTATCGGATGCCGAAGCGGTTGATATTTATTTTGATGACGGCAGTGATGAATTAAGGGAAATGCTGCACACATGGGTGATTGACCACGGGATTGATATCATCGTCCAGCCGATTGCAGGACGTCGTAAAAAAGTGCTGCTGGCGGACATGGAATCCACCCTTATTAAAGAAGAAATGCTTGAAGAACTGGCCGATTTTGTTGGCCTTCGTGCCAAGGTAGAGGAAATCACCACACGCGCAATGAATGGCGAGCTGGATTTCAAAGCAGCGTTGAAGGAACGCTTGCTGTTGTTAAAAGGGCTTGATGCCAAAATTCTGGATGAATTATGCCAGAAGGCAACCATCACAGGTGGCGCCAAGGAATTAGTGGCAACGATGCGTAAGCATGATGCGCGTTGTATTATTGTGTCGGGTGGTTTTAAAATATTTACACAATTCATTGCCGATAAATTGGGCTTCGATGAAAATTATGGAAATGCGCTGGATATTAAAGACGGAAAAATCACTGGAGAAATGCTGGAGCCTGTTCTTGATAAAACCAGCAAACGCACAACACTGGCGGAAACTGCCAAGAAGCTGAATATTAGTGAGGCCGACGTCTGCGCGGTTGGTGACGGCGCCAATGATGTGCCGATGTTATTGGCGGCCGGGCTTGGCATTGCCTATCACGCAAAACCAGCCGTGCAACAACAGGCTAAGTTCAATATCCGTTTTGCCAATTTGCGCGGATTGCTATGGGCACAGGGCTATCACGCCAAAGACCTATCAGCCTAA